The Helianthus annuus cultivar XRQ/B chromosome 16, HanXRQr2.0-SUNRISE, whole genome shotgun sequence genome includes a window with the following:
- the LOC110923703 gene encoding uncharacterized protein LOC110923703, with amino-acid sequence MSGTSGQNPIIIQKEGNSLSQFQCPILKPTNYTVWAIRIKTILEANGLWETIEPVENATVDTKKDKSAIAYLFQAIPEDVVLQVASCKTAKEIWDNLKVRHVGVDRVQKARMHTLLSEFELLQMKDDDTIDSFTAKINSIVTRATEVGTTLSQPTLVRKLLNGIPDKFTQIVASMEQYSDLETMTLEEAVGRLKTYEERLRNLVNIY; translated from the exons ATGTCAGGAACATCCGGACAAAATCCGATAATAATACAGAAAGAAGGAAATTCTCtttcccagtttcagtgtccgattctgaaaccaacaaactatacggTTTGGGCTATTCGTATCAAGACGATTCTTGAAGCGAATGGTTTGTGGGAAACGATCGAACCGGTAGAAAATGCAACGGTAGACACTAAGAAAGACAAGTCTGCAATTGCATATCTGTTTCAAGCAATACCAGAAGATgttgtattgcaagttgcaagTTGTAAGACTGCAAAGGAAATTTGGGATAATCTAAAGGTTAGACACGTTGGTGTTGATCGGGTACAAAAGGCGCGTATGCACACGCTATTATCAGAATTTGAATTATTGCAAATGAAGGATGACGACACTATTGATTCATTTACCGCAAAGATTAATAGTATCGTTACCCGGGCAACTGAAGTAGGAACGACATTGAGTCAACCGACTCTAGTACGCAAACTTCTAAATGGCATACCGGATAAGTTTACTCAAATCGTTGCCTCCATGGAACAATACTCCGATCTGGAAACTATGACGCTAGAAGAAGCGGTCGGAAGGTTAAAGACATATGAAGAACGACTCAG AAATCTTGTTAACATCTACTGA